The Nematostella vectensis chromosome 6, jaNemVect1.1, whole genome shotgun sequence region TTAAATAAGTCCACATGTTATAGACAGCACTGATCAACATAAAACATAGGGACTTTCCTCAAAGAGTCaacaaataaaattcaaaggacttttttttgttaaataagTCCACAACATGTTATAGACAGCAATGATCAACATAAAACATAGGAACTTTCCTCAAAGAGTCaacaaataaaattcaaagGATTTTTACTCTGTATAGTCCTCTTGGCACGAGGGTGCCTGACTTGAATGGagagcaataaaaaaatatgggaTTCCAGTAGTGAAGGGAAAGTATCTTTTTGTAACAGTGTGGTTAGTATCGCACAATCAAAATGCACATAAACACCTCATATACAGTCGCCAAATCAGTGTACATATAACCAGGGAAACCACGGCGACCAGGAACCTCCTCACGAGCTGCTGAAACCTAAATGAAAGAAACAAAGGTCATAAtaatttcaaacaaaaaccaTATAGAGCTGTCAAACTAGATTACCTTATCTTCAATATTTTATGCTAAAGGTGACTATAAAAgatattgctttttttttttttgcttatctTGTACAACAAATGGAGCTGATTAGCACTATCTTAGCATTAGCATATCCATGTCACCTCTCGCAAAGCTTCAGCATAGGAGCTCATGTCTGTCAGAATAACTAGCACATGCTTCTCACATTGGTAGGCAAGGAACTCAGCTGTGGTCAGAGCCAGGCGTGGGGTGATGATACGTTCAATTCTTGACAAAATAATAAAGTCAATAAAACATTAACAAGTGTAATTAGGACTACTGTATTAATTTTCAGCTCAGTATATGTCACAATACATATACATAGTGACTTCTCAGGACTTACGTGGGGTCATTAGCCAAATTGAGGAAGAGGCACACATTTTCCATAGATCCATTCTCTTCAAAGTCCTGTTTGAAGAACCGAGCCGTTTCCATGTTCACCTAGAGAAAAGAAACAATTTGAACTTTAAAGAATGTGAAGAAAATGTTAACAGAAAGTGGTAGAAAGAGGCAGGATTCTTTGGCCTGACTCTTACAGTTTGGTTCACTTATAATATGTTATAAGAAATTTGGATAAACTTTGGAAAACTCACTCCCATAGCTGCGAACACGATAGCAAAGTTGTCCTCGTGATCATCCATTACACCTTTGTTAAACTTCACAAGGCCGGCCTGGCGACAGATTTGGGCTGCAATCTAAGAACAATTATCATTTAATAACTTGGACCCAGTAGAACCCTTCATAATCCTAACAATGTTGACCAGCAATAACAAGCCATGTGTTTTACTTACATCGTTATGGGGCAGACCAGCAGCAGAAAAGATTGGGATCTTTTGCCCCCTAGCAATACTGTAATGgtaatatatgaaaaaaaggttaaaaagaaaagaaaaaatgattgaaacaTTACAAGATACTTCAGCAAAGATAATTTACCTGTTCATTGTGTCAATAGCTGAAATCCCTGTCTGAATCATTTCCTCTGGGTAAATTCTAGACCAGGGGTTTATAGGCTGGCCTAAACAAATATGCAAGAAAGAATTTTACTTCACTTTACTTTAATGCTTCATTAATGCTCCTGTAAAACAATGGTTTGGATGGTGTTGAGTGACTTACAGGGTTCAAATTTTACAGTCTTTGGAGAAAAAatgatttaaagaaaaatgaacCCAAAAGATCCCACAACAACTTGAATGGTGATGGTTGATTCCATAAAACAAAGTGGGGATCTTACATGATTGAAATGCATTTTCTAAGAATTTTGGCATGCTTGGCATTGCTTTTCGCAATAAACAAATTGTTTGGTTATCATAAAGAAGAATGTAGGCATTCATCACGTGAGACTAAAATGGTTATCAAACACTCATTGTCATAAACTTGGCACAAATTCGAAACCTGGTTTATTTATTGGATGCTTCCATACCTTGAATATCCAGGAAATCTTCTGCCAGGACTGGTGGCCCTCGATCGATAGCTTTACCAGAGCCATTAAAAACACGGCCTACAATTGACAAAATAATTATAGACTTAAACCTATTGAAAACCCAATCCATAACAGTTAAATCTTCAAAAGCGCTTCTAAGTGAAATCtagttttttattcatttaggGAAAGGGATATGGAAGGGAAAAAGCCTTAGATGGGTAAGTGTCTTGTTTTATTTCACAAACATACCCAACATATCCTCTGACACTGGGGTCCTGAGAATGTCACCAGTGAATTCACATGTTGTGTGCTTGGCGTCAATCCCTGATGTTCCCTCAAACACCTGATGAGTTTCAATAGCAATTTAAAAGAATTCAATGGAGACATCTAACAGTAAAAACAGGGTttctcattttcttggagCAGTTTTAGAGTGATCAGGAGTATTAACCATTAGTTTGGAAGGTCTTGAGATTGCCAAATCTTGGGGTGAGCAACATTTCTCTGTCATAATGCTGTGGGGGTGGCAAATTATGGGCTTCTCAATTTAAAACCATACCTTATCCAATGTTGTTTTACATTAGTTGAGAATCTGATCTAAATCTTAGAGACTCGGTGAGAATCACAACACTGTTTACCTGTACAACTGCTTTAGAACCACTAACTTCTAGAACTTCGCCACTCCTCTGGGAGCCATCTTGGAGTGTGAGGGTAACAATCTCTGCAAATTTGGGAAACTGCAACAAGCAGATTACAAAATTTTAAGCCAAGTCCTCAATTAGACCAAACAGCCAAGGTTCAAGtcatttttcattaaaaatgaaaatgaatatACAATTTCTTTATAATTATATGAAACTATGTAGGCACTAACACTCATCATAAAAAAGAGTAATgtattttattaataaaacATTCATGAATAACAGATTCTAGATTGTATCTGAACCTtgaaaaacaggaaaaaagggaaaaaacaataatatagATACTTTCATGAAGAAAGATGGTATTATCAAAAGGCtacatcaaaataaaatgaaaaaaatatgtggtGGAATTTTCACCACTTTCTTTTCAAtttagtaagaaaaaaaagattgtgttGCTCTTCACACACAAAAAGACCAACCTTGACATTATCTAAGATGACCAGAGGTCCATTGACACCAGAGACTGTTTTGTACGCTGTAAAGACAAAAATAAGATAATGAGAATTCACCATGACCTCACGAAGAGATCACGTGAAGCCCTGAACGGTTCCCATCGATTTTCTCCCTCGAAACTAGCTCTATGAGAACCGATGTCGAACATAGCACGTTATAAAAACAGATACATACTAAGCCTAGGCTGGGATATATAATTTCTCGTAACAGCGGCAGTGTGTTGTTTGAAAGCGTCGCCTTCTGAGAGATCCATCAAATCACCCGGCACAGGCGCCATTTTGGATCGAACACTTGACGCATGCGTACACCGAGGAAGTGACGTAATTTGTCACCTTAGGTTATGATTTGGACAagagagaacgaatccccgtggcccatgatgtcgtccaagaaagctatttttagattgcgcgagcttgtcaatcatatcATCCATACATTgttcgtcgcgccatatttcGTTATGTGCACTACGAGCTAGTACAATTTCACAccaatttttttccctctgcacttctttacttcgttcgctacctgtttttatccttttagctgctcttCAAGactcatgatcacaatgctactcatggggtggtgtcctgttatctgttaagttatctaatgttcacttatctaaatgttatataaataattgaacgggaagacgtcggagagacggtgaatttggagttcattcaaaatgcatcgtgcagactcctaaaaagttcttattctctgcaattcggtgagatagaatacctaggcattctcatagtctatgttatgtattatacatacatacatacataaataCATATATTAATACAAGAAgtcctttatttttctttgatttatacttttttagatgaatgaaattaaatttttcacgcaaatgttcagaaatcatgtcactcaagaaacccttgtcactggaataagatctacttcattataaagacttgaaatcttttatttgtaatatcggtgtgaatttaatggtattaagttctggatgtatctttttattaaaagggaattggaagagaattatgttttgtaaacacagatttatgattgattgttgtgttataatttgcgaatcagcaACTTTTAATGTAGAAGTTGATCCcagagcctaaaatcacgcactttatgcatttcaatttcccagaaacggttgattggctccagcgtactctatggaagatcatttttacagcgtttctaaaaaaggaaggtattttcggtcaaaaagatttccgaAACATTCTTTGCCGGATCACATTGCTCAAGATGGATCGAGCGTAAGACTcttgttgctaggaaacgtgagcgctaaccaatcagaggcgtgtctaaaaataactgcttgttctaaaaatagctttcacggacgacatcattggaacatacacTAATTGGATTGATACCAGAAAATGCATATGGCATCTCCCGCGTTGTTACTCAAAAGCACACATGGATTACATTATACGAAGTGTTTGTCAAGTGTAAAAGATGGGTTACAAAACAATGCACATGTAACTATAAGGTTAGCAAAggcaagaaaaaggaaaaagataaGTCCTTACCGTTTTGGCTTTTGGGATACCTGTCTAACTCGCCTCGATCTGAGGTCGGTGCTTCTCGGCTGCGTGGTACTGGGTCCGTTGCCTGGCAAGTGTAAACTCACtgattcattaaaaaaacacaaagtgAAGCCGCGGATCCAAATTTCAACGAATTCTAGCTGAATTGTGCGATTCTAAAGCATATAAACAATTGCTTATACGGGGAATATTGATAACATCAAAGAGGGGGAAAGAAATCTACGTTTTGGTAAATATACACGAGAGGATACCTCATTAttttgccgccattttgaacggTTCTATGCCTTCTTGGTGAAACTGTCGAACATGAAAAAGCACAAACAGCTCGTGGCTTCGTGTGTAAAGCTTTTGGATTCTTTCAACCCTGTTATTCATGGAGCTCAAGAATTTGTTGACGAATATTTATCATCCCACAAGGTAAGTTTGTGTTTTCATGTTTAGAGTTTAGAATCATAAACTTTGACAAGAGTTACAATTTTCTAGTCCTATTCTGACCATGATCATGGATGTTTCTCTTTGGATTTGGTTACAGAATTTGGAAGAGGGTGATCAAGTTTTTATCACTGAAGTATTTTCTGGATGTGTGCAACACACAAGCATTTTAAAGGTAACATTTATTTTTGTCTAATTATCCTTATCCCAAGTGCCTCTGCAAATATGCAAAGACACTACACAATATTTATTACAACTCTAATATAACTATAATATAACTTAACTCTCGATATGTTGTTGGACTTCTAGGTTGTGGTAGATGCTTATTATGCTGATGTTGGCAGGACTTGTTTGCGGGCTGATAAAAACCTTTATGTTGGTAAATACAATCCAATTGATGGTTAGGTTGTTGAGTTGTTTTACATCACTGGTGGATTGCAAGTGCTCAAaaccttttcttctttttcagtACTGGCTTATTTGGCACTTTATAGATTAGATGAACTTGGAGTGGCTCAATTTAGAAAGTTTATACTTTCACAAGAATCAAATAAAATGTATAGGGTATGTTGATTGTAgagaataattaattattacaaataattacaACTTAAGGTAAAGATTCAGTGGAAACCTAAACCTTAATGTTTTACCTAACAATAATAAGTGATATTTATGTAGAAATGACTAGGCATTAGTCCCTGAGAAACTCTGAAGGCCTATTTTCACtagcaaagaaaataaaggTGTGAGAAGCTTATTTCGCTCATACATATGAAAATCAGTGTAAAGGAGAGGCAagcaaaaaaggaagaaacaAAACTGGCCCTCTTTTTTCCTTAGTTCATCGATTTAAACACACATGGAAGCCCTTACATCTCTGCTTCCTTCTATGTTTTCTTCAATAGTGAAATGCCTTTTTCAGTGTTCACTTATGCTGAcccatttttttaacaattataaaaattagcAGAGACACCTatatgtaaattatgtctgctGCTATTTTCTGTGAGAGGTTTTGCTGGCCAATATTTACTTGAATATGATCCTGCCGCCACCCCTTCATCTTCCCCATTCGCATCAATGCGCCTGCATTGCCAGTTATGACACCTCTTAACCTTTGAACAGTTAGATTAGGTTGCATCTTTTGAATTCCCAGGTTGAAactatgtcttttttttttagtatttatcatttatttttaataaagacAACATACAAGGCTGGATGAAAGCAGAGGTACATAGCTTTGGACAAAAGAATATAGTTCAACTATTTtgaattctattattttttatagtaaatacaatgataattatgatattttgttttgttttagtggTGCAAGCATTATGAGCATAGCTATGTCCAGACCAATCTCATATCTCCCCTAATAAGGTTAATtgctttattgttttatttatgcatgtttttttgtctatgccttgatattatattttaaaagGATAAAGGATATAAATGTCAGTTTACTCTTAGCTAACTAACACTTCGAGTGTTATGTAAATGCAACGATTACATTGTGGCCATGAATACCTTGTGTTTCATTGTAAAAATGtttgttataataaaacaGGTGGCTTCCAGAGCTACAAGAACTTGTACAAAAGTTAGAAGACAAAATGGCCAACAGACAGAAAGAAAGACCATCCAAGCCAGCGACAGGTATGGCACAGAGTTGTTGAGTTGTCAATTAACAATTATTCTTGTTAATGATTTCTTTTCTATATATATGGTGCTCTTACATTTGCAGAACCTGAGCCATTCAATTTGACAAAACCTCAGCCGCGGATGATTCCCATGCCTGAAGTGGTAATATGCCATCTCTTTTCAAAATTTATTACCTTTTCCTTTAAGATATCATGATATTAAGGctctgttgtgattttttatAGATTCCTACACTTCACCGACACAATCCTGTAAGTTTCATCTTTTGTTCAGTTGTATTTATCAATTAGTCTACTTGTATTGCAACGACTATTTATGCAAATATTCTATACAGTCCTAAATGGCTTTATAATTTTTCTTCTAGGTTCCTGAGACGACCTACAAACCACCAGTGGAACAAGATGttataacaaaaataagagaagAAAATCGGAAAAAGGCTGAGGTAAGGACAGTCCCTGCTTAAATGTGTATGGAATACAAAAAATGTGCTCACCTACAGGCTGATACTGACATGATACTTAATGTGAATCATTTTTTGGTAACACACTAGTATCTCATATCTTTCCCATTTTTTTCATGGTTAACATTCTGCTTATATTTTGTTGGCAGGATGAGTTGATGAGGTCATCTGTTAGACAGTTCAATTGTGCAAGTGCAGAGAAATCTGCCAAAACCAGACGAAGAATGCAGAAAATTGAGCAAGAAGAGAGCTCAAAGTAAGGGCAATGTATATATCATTTTTTCTTAACATTTTCCTTATGCACTGACCAACACCTGACAATATGCAGCTTTCACAATTTGACCTTTCCTTTTGTTGTCTCCTTTTTACTTCTCTTCTCTTCTTCTGTTTTCCTCCTTCACCTCCCTCTTCCATCTTCTTTATACTAACATTACCCTCAACATGATATCATAATGTACTATCCATATACCATCCATTGTCATATGAACACAATCTTATCTTCATCCTTTTTGTCATAGTtgtgatcatcatcatcatcattaacttCACCAACATAATTATTACCCTCATCAACCTCCACAATATCACCACAActtccaccatcatcatacaCATTTTCAGCTTCAACGGCATTCTCCTTATCattattttgttgtctttgcAGGCTGCAGTTCAACAAACCCAAAGCATCTGAGATGCCACCAATTCTGGtacatttatttcaattttataCTGCTACTTTCATACCTTTAATAAAGATTAAGAGTTCCATTTTTGATCAtccaggggtttcattaggaCAGGGCGGAAGCGCCAGCTATTTTCCACCTTAatttcctatttttttaattacattGATATGTTTTAGGGTGGAAATATCCCAATCAGGCTCAACGCTGCAGCGATTATGAGGGAAGGGATACTCTTTGAGAAGAAAGAAGAGGAAGAGCTAAAAAAGTAAGCATATTGCTCATTTATAATTGCTTAAAAgtagcatttttttataactgCATGATGTTATTTTGTTATAGGCTTGAAGAATATGAGAAAGGTGGACGTGATCCATCAGAATTTCTTAAATGGCAGGAAACAATGAGAAAGGTGTGTTACGTTATTTTAACTATTTTCTTGTCCTCGCATAAAGATTGACCGTTTTTGATTATTGACATACCATATTAAAGCTATTGCATCACCTACTGTACAGTTGCTATTTTCGTCATCATCCATGACTGAACTATGTAaacgttttcttttcttagaaTGACATGGAAAGAGAATTGGCAGAAATTGAGAAGAGGCGCTTGGTAAGTAAAATAATTGATTTATTCAGTTTTCCAGGGTAAAACCTTATGATTTTTCCCTCTTTATTCAGGAAGGCAAGCTAAGTTATGAAGATGCCATCCTTGCACGGCAGAATCTCATCAAAGACAATAAGCAAAAAGTATCTGAAATTAAGAAACAGGTATGATAAAACGGATTTAAACATCTATCTTCATCAGCCTGTTTGTTTGCATCTGTCCATACGtttttttctgtctgtctgtccatccaTTTttctgtctatctgtctgcCCATCCCTCTTTCCGTCAGTCTGTCCATTGTCCATTCTGGTATTCTACCTGTCCCTCTATTTTACCTCTATTTTACTTTCTGTTTGTGTAGACTGTAGACTTTTTTATCTTCAGACCCAGGAGATGATGAACCGCTATCTCCAGCAGAAGCTTGAGAATGAGCATGAGATGAGGTACATGGTCACATGGCCTTTCCTTATTTGGCGTTTGTAGATAAAACACCTTATATTGTCATATGGCCTTCCCTTATTTGGCATTTGTAGATAAAACACCGTATATGGTCATATGGCTTTCCCTTATTTGGCATTTGTAGATAAAACACCTTATATGGTCATATGGCCTTCCCTTATTTGGCATTCGTAGATAAAACACCTTATATGGTCATATGGCCTTCCCTTATTTGTCATTTGTAGATAAAACACCTTATATGGTCATATGGCCTTCCCTTATTTGGCATTTGTAGATAAAACATCTTATATGGTCATATGGCCTTCCCTTATTTGGCATTAATTTGTAGATAAAACACCTTATACGGTCATATGGCCTTCCCTTATTTGGCATTCGTAGATAAAACACCTTATATGGTCATATGGCCTTCCCTTATTTGGCATTTGTAGATAAAACACCTTATATGGTCATATGGCCTTCCCTTATTTGGCATTTGTAGATAAAACATCTTATATGGTTATATGGCCTTCCCTTATTTGGCATTTGTAGATAAAACACCTTATATGGTCATATGGCCTTCCCTTGTGTGCGATTTGGTAGACAATTCGAGTATTATCCAACTGTTTACATAAAACTAATCAGCTGGTTATTGGATTTATCATTTCTCATACCATGTGTGCTATACCATATTATCAATTTGACCTGTGGCAATGCTTTCTGTTGACAGGAAACTAGTTGAAAACACAATGGAAGGCCACCAGAATACGAAAGAAGCACGGAAAAAGCTCCAAGACTATAAACATAAAATCGGTAAAGATTGCATTTGTTCCATTATGTATGTGACTTTGGTTCATATGTCCGACATAATTGCTTTTTCGATTTTCAGTAAAAGAAATTGCAAAGGAAAATCAAGAAATGATGAAAAAAGCTTTGGAACAGGTGATTGAATTTAACAGAGACttaatttaattaatttaattttgaaAGGCCCCGACTAGGCCTTGGGCACTCATGGTTCCAGATGCAAGGCTGTAGAGACAGCTAAGAAAacagtgggggggggggggggggcagccacaccctactggtcatttccagCATCTATGGGCGCTGCAGCATTGTGAAGTTACTCCTTGAGTGATAATTGTGCTCTTTTGTAACTCGAGTAGTAGTACTCTACTGACAATAATTACTGATCGCTTACTGAGGTTTCCTTGTGGATTGTTTCAGGCTGAGGAGGAAATGCGCCAAAAAGCAACATTGATAGCCAAGATTCGTGCAATCGAAAGTGTTCCAGTCATCAGATTCAAGGTAAGTCGTGAACTGTTATCATAGAAACACCAGAGCTTTTTCGTTTTACATCCAGACCATCAAAACCTTGGACAGATGgaatatgtatggaatgtttgttctGACAAATCACATGGAAGACCTTTGAACATGCGCCAGAAAGTCTCAGAATCCTAAGAAAACAATTAACATCGACTCAAATTTTGGCTGTTCACGGTTTTACAGTTCGCGCTGCACAAAGTGTATTGCTTGAAATTAACGTGGATTTCTCTAACAGTATGTGGACCTCACTGAGACTTCTGGAGCGGGCCTACTCGGAGAGATGTCTGTCGCTGAGGTAAGTGTTGATCACTTGTTTTAATCTTGGGAGATGTTTGAACTTTAttggtgttttattttatagttAAGGGAACGGTTGGCGCTGTTAAAAACAGCGGAGGAGGAGGAAAAGGAGAAGAAACGAGACTCCATATTACAGTCTAAAGTGGTAAGTGGATAGGTTTCCCCATCATCAAACGATGCAGCAGCAGCCAGCATATTCATCGATATATAGTCATCAAGACGTCTTTTTCTTCATCTGTATCACAAACCACATAAGAGTTACTATCGCTGTAATAATCACGACTGTAGGAGCTATTATCATTACCATCTTTAGAAAGTCAGCAGAAGACAGAACTTCGACATCGGCACCACAAGGCACTGTTATCGGTAGCACAATCATTGTCTGCAGCACACCATATCATCATCAGGCAGCAAACGCTTGCTGTTTACATTGATATTATCATATTTTTAGGAGAAAGACCAGTTGCTGATGGACACATTAGAAACAATTGCCAAACATCGAGCAGACAAGAGTCGTCAGGCTGCTGTCAGGTGGTGTCAACAGACGATCATAACAATCTTACGCTGCTTATATTTTGTCGATGCGTGTTCATCGACGATCATTGCGATCTTATGTACCTCACTTAGGGTCATCAACAGGAGATCATTGTGATCTTGCGCGACTAGTAGTTAGTCAGAGTGGCAAGCAATAGACGATCACTCCGATTTAACGCAGCTTTGAAGCAGTGAAAAAGATCTTTGTCCCAAAATTGGAATTCGCTTTTTCGCATTGAGTGATCAAAGAAAGTACAAGGCGAGATTAAAACGGTCAGACAAGCGCTtatagtccagtcaatctgtgGTTTCAGGTGGAAGTAATTGCAATAGAATTTCTCTCAACGGATTTTGAACAAGTAATACATCCTagttaacatactaaaagtccccaaaaatccctttggtggaacatcctgaaatttgtgatttttttgacCAATGGTCTTTCAGTACATTTGAAAGACCATTGGTCAAAGTCAATTAAATACCCAGTTTGGATATcgaaacaaagcaaattgctcctgttttatatctttttccaatatttctgcaatccaaaaaaaaaaccacagggtacccgcgtcgAAAACACTAAACAAGTTTGAAAATTCAATCAAGCCTGAATCAGAGAATTTCAAAGGTCATTGGACAAAAATTACTAAAGACACGAATTCTAGTATCGAAATAAAGCAACTTGTCCATGTTTCATTtctattttgaatattttctcCACAAATGTATTTCTGCATCCTCGCGTCAGTTACTGAAATTTGTATAGAAAACAAACTTACATGTGACAGCAACTCAGTAGTTAGGGTTGTTATAGAAGGCATGGCCTCTCGTCGCCTCCCAGTGACTTCCGGGGTCCCTCAAGGAAGCCTAATAGGCCCCCTTCTATTTAGGACCTACATCAACGATCTAGCAGACGCCACAGACAAAGGCACACCGCTATATACTCAGACGACACAAAGCTATACCGAAGAGTCTCTTCGATAAAGGACTGTGGAGCTCTTCAGGATGACCTGACAAGTCTAACATTTAAAAAGATCTCGGGGGCACAATATCGAGCAATCTTTCATACACCCACATTCTATTTGTGGTGTCCAAGGCCAACAGA contains the following coding sequences:
- the LOC5514639 gene encoding V-type proton ATPase subunit B, translated to MAPVPGDLMDLSEGDAFKQHTAAVTRNYISQPRLTYKTVSGVNGPLVILDNVKFPKFAEIVTLTLQDGSQRSGEVLEVSGSKAVVQVFEGTSGIDAKHTTCEFTGDILRTPVSEDMLGRVFNGSGKAIDRGPPVLAEDFLDIQGQPINPWSRIYPEEMIQTGISAIDTMNSIARGQKIPIFSAAGLPHNDIAAQICRQAGLVKFNKGVMDDHEDNFAIVFAAMGVNMETARFFKQDFEENGSMENVCLFLNLANDPTIERIITPRLALTTAEFLAYQCEKHVLVILTDMSSYAEALREVSAAREEVPGRRGFPGYMYTDLATVYERAGRVEGRNGSITQIPILTMPNDDITHPIPDLTGYITEGQIYVDRQLHNRQIYPPINVLPSLSRLMKSAIGEGMTRKDHSDVSNQLYANYAIGKDVQAMKAVVGEEALTSEDLLYLEFLTKFEKNLIAQGTYENRSVFESLDIGWSLLRIFPKEMLKRIPQSTLAEFYPRDSRH
- the LOC116619429 gene encoding cilia- and flagella-associated protein 99 isoform X2, producing MKKHKQLVASCVKLLDSFNPVIHGAQEFVDEYLSSHKNLEEGDQVFITEVFSGCVQHTSILKVVVDAYYADVGRTCLRADKNLYVVLAYLALYRLDELGVAQFRKFILSQESNKMYRYLSFIFNKDNIQGWMKAEWCKHYEHSYVQTNLISPLIRWLPELQELVQKLEDKMANRQKERPSKPATEPEPFNLTKPQPRMIPMPEVIPTLHRHNPVPETTYKPPVEQDVITKIREENRKKAEDELMRSSVRQFNCASAEKSAKTRRRMQKIEQEESSKLQFNKPKASEMPPILGGNIPIRLNAAAIMREGILFEKKEEEELKKLEEYEKGGRDPSEFLKWQETMRKNDMERELAEIEKRRLEGKLSYEDAILARQNLIKDNKQKVSEIKKQTQEMMNRYLQQKLENEHEMRKLVENTMEGHQNTKEARKKLQDYKHKIVKEIAKENQEMMKKALEQAEEEMRQKATLIAKIRAIESVPVIRFKYVDLTETSGAGLLGEMSVAELRERLALLKTAEEEEKEKKRDSILQSKVEKDQLLMDTLETIAKHRADKSRQAAVRAEQKKASEKKLPKDPKLLELQEKLKAKKEERRIETQRLAVSPKKETTRRQKALEAQKSKIEELRWRELEGTREKAAKLRSEGLNSRTSGGVRPVTSLRHPRTTTKLLF
- the LOC116619429 gene encoding cilia- and flagella-associated protein 99 isoform X1, which produces MKKHKQLVASCVKLLDSFNPVIHGAQEFVDEYLSSHKNLEEGDQVFITEVFSGCVQHTSILKVVVDAYYADVGRTCLRADKNLYVVLAYLALYRLDELGVAQFRKFILSQESNKMYRYLSFIFNKDNIQGWMKAEWCKHYEHSYVQTNLISPLIRWLPELQELVQKLEDKMANRQKERPSKPATEPEPFNLTKPQPRMIPMPEVIPTLHRHNPVPETTYKPPVEQDVITKIREENRKKAEDELMRSSVRQFNCASAEKSAKTRRRMQKIEQEESSKLQFNKPKASEMPPILGGNIPIRLNAAAIMREGILFEKKEEEELKKLEEYEKGGRDPSEFLKWQETMRKNDMERELAEIEKRRLEGKLSYEDAILARQNLIKDNKQKVSEIKKQTQEMMNRYLQQKLENEHEMRKLVENTMEGHQNTKEARKKLQDYKHKIVKEIAKENQEMMKKALEQAEEEMRQKATLIAKIRAIESVPVIRFKYVDLTETSGAGLLGEMSVAELRERLALLKTAEEEEKEKKRDSILQSKVEKDQLLMDTLETIAKHRADKSRQAAVRAEQKKASEKKLPKDPKLLELQEKLKAKKEERRIETQRLAVSPKKETTRRQKALEAQKSKIEELRWRELEGTREKAAKLRSEGLNSRTSGGVRPVTSLRPPRTTTKLLS